Proteins encoded together in one Drosophila albomicans strain 15112-1751.03 chromosome 2R, ASM965048v2, whole genome shotgun sequence window:
- the LOC117575257 gene encoding D-beta-hydroxybutyrate dehydrogenase, mitochondrial — protein MISFWVCILFVLFGGPRFSRSRTSDMASCRQLWRALKRTLGLGRSQLSVGERQVVLVTGCDSGLGHSLAVYCHQALNMTVISCCHNLQSQGAQLLQQLNTENGARQQRMLTWQLDLLQPESIEQLQARLQQLLHNSDYQLMALVNNAGVMCFGEFEWQLPSQIELQINCNLLGTMRLTRQLLPLLRQHRGRIINVTSHCGLHALPALSPYAASKAALRGWTDALRIELQQYGMEVVNFIPGSFVMDSNIAARQQQHAQQMLEAFSEEQLSYYGTYFTKFNEYLSMLSGFKAPNKLRDNELLSKFKDALTNTQPAAIYIHEPWRYRIYRWLFSICPTPLTDWLVVRFCAMPTYESTRR, from the exons ATGATTTCGTTTTgggtttgcattttatttgttctttttggGGGGCCTCGCTTCAGTCGATCTAGAACCTCCGATATGGCTAGCTGTAGGCAATTGTGGCGCGCCCTGAAGCGTACTCTGGGATTAGGACGAAGCCAGCTGAGCGTGGGGGAGCGTCAAGTGGTGCTGGTGACAGGTTGTGATTCGGGATTGGG ACATTCGCTGGCGGTTTATTGCCACCAAGCACTCAACATGACAGTCATCTCCTGCTGTCACAATCTGCAATCCCAAGGAGCtcaactgctgcagcaactgAACACCGAGAATGGAGCACGGCAGCAACGCATGCTCACCTGGCAGCTGGATCTGCTGCAACCCGAGTCCATCGAGCAGTTGCAAGCGAggctgcaacagttgctgcacAACAGCGATTATCAGTTGATGGCGCTGGTCAACAATGCGGGCGTAATGTGCTTCGGTGAATTCGAATGGCAGTTGCCATCGCAGATTGAGCTGCAGATCAATTGCAATCTGCTGGGCACAATGCGATTAACTCGACAACTATTGCCACTACTCCGTCAACATCGTGGACGCATCATCAACGTGACCAGCCACTGTGGACTCCATGCATTGCCTGCTCTGTCGCCTTATGCCGCGTCCAAGGCAGCGTTGCGTGGCTGGACGGATGCGTTGCGCATTGAGCTGCAGCAATACGGCATGGAAGTGGTCAACTTCATACCCGGTTCCTTTGTAATGGACAGCAATATTGCTgcacgccagcagcagcatgcgCAGCAAATGCTCGAAGCCTTCAGCGAGGAACAGTTGTCATACTACGGCACCTACTTCACCAAGTTCAACGAGTATCTGAGCATGTTGTCGGGATTCAAGGCGCCCAACAAGCTGCGGGACAACGAGTTGCTGTCAAAGTTTAAAGATGCTCTCACCAACACGCAGCCAGCTGCAATCTATATACACGAACCATGGCGCTATAGAATCTATCGCTGGCTGTTCAGCATCTGTCCAACACCTCTAACGGATTGGCTGGTTGTGCGTTTCTGTGCGATGCCCACTTATGAATCAACAAGGCGTTga
- the LOC117575756 gene encoding transcription factor kayak isoform X1, protein MMKNLNGRAHNACYHPYYQQQLQQQRHQQLLHGQQQQQQLQQQQQQLQLQQQQHQQQQLQQLPYAQYNQLQQQQQYSNQQYYNQQLQQQQQEQLLRQQQLPTLPTYQQQQQHSKQSYGNNNGNNNVAANMAMSARSNLHATVATATTTNSNINGNHNANTSNANTATAAMAAMCQMQSFLNQQQQQQQQQQQQYNNNCAHINYNQQQQQQQQPQQQQQQQQKLPAATTNGDKLALDASEIANILASELFMQQLVSFDGMQSVPTLTTPTLTPTTLRTIEETIFELTSEPQNVPFQAGFKPPPLTTPVNSSSGGSNTGTPTSSVSIGTLANVINANPIVSQQQQQQFDMSMNCGSMPGSDSEDSNGSWNDGQLNDDQSTTDTSSAATDSTSYQNGGMLGNNSNGVANNFTAALAAVNSVGRNNSNAGQAGSSNSNTSTSATPARRGGGRRPNKAANMSPEEEEKRRIRRERNKLAAARCRKRRVDQTNELSEEVEALQKKGETLKKEIEKLNATKNQLEYVIHSHRPTCQKVRDDLLSVATCNGLIAPTASLLSAGAGGSCSGSSLHNNSNSNDSSSGTITGFDATLNSTGRSNSPLDLKPVLTNEQLLQHIKHEPQDGALESGSSLDQDGPTPAKRFALPNIATLNASLTTPTGPAGGSLNTPMGAAPPGSFSAFAGNICNMSSPTLNALNKLPKARPNTLNVQRPFGAHMAQAAAAALGDGKAPMQIQGVPIQTPSTGTFNFDSLMDGGTGLTPVSGPLVPTCSSQNKHPLELPTPTSEPSKLVSL, encoded by the exons ATGATGAAAAATCTTAATGGTAGAGCGCATAATGCGTGCTACCATCCCTACTatcagcaacagttgcaacagcagcgccatcagcaactgttgcacggccaacagcagcagcagcaactgcagcagcaacaacagcaacttcaactgcagcaacagcagcatcagcaacaacaattgcaacagttGCCTTATGCTCAGTACaaccagctgcagcagcagcaacaatacaGCAATCAGCAGTACTACaatcaacagctgcagcaacaacagcaagagcaattGTTACGTCAGCAACAGCTGCCCACGCTGCCAACctaccagcaacaacaacagcactcGAAGCAATCATATGGCaataacaacggcaacaataaTGTTGCTGCCAATATGGCAATGTCTGCACGCAGCAACTTGCACGCAACTGTTGCTACTGCGACAACGACTAACAGCAATATTAACGGCAACCACAACGCCAACACCAGCAACGCCAacacagctacagcagcaatGGCCGCCATGTGCCAAATGCAAAGCTTTttaaatcagcagcagcaacaacaacaacaacagcagcaacaatacaataataattgtgctcatataaattataatcagcagcagcaacaacaacaacaaccacaacaacagcagcagcagcaacaaaaactgccagcagcaacaacaaatggcgACAAGTTAGCATTGGATGCCAGcgaaattgcaaatattttggcCAGTGAGCTATTTATGCAGCAG CTCGTTTCATTTGACGGCATGCAGAGTGTGCCGACGCTGACAACGCCAACGCTGACGCCAACCACGCTGCGGACCATTGAGGAGACCATCTTCGAGCTGACATCGGAGCCACAGAATGTGCCCTTCCAGGCCGGCTTCAAGCCACCGCCACTGACAACGCccgtcaacagcagcagcggtggcagcaacacaGGCACGCCCACATCTTCGGTGTCGATCGGCACATTGGCCAATGTGATCAATGCGAATCCGATTgtcagccagcagcagcagcagcaattcgaCATGAGCATGAATTGCGGCAGCATGCCAGGTTCAGATTCAGAGGACTCGAATGGCTCCTGGAACGATGGCCAGCTGAACGATGACCAAAGCACAACAGATACTT CAAGTGCTGCCACAGACAGCACCTCGTATCAGAATGGTGGCATGTTGGGCAACAACTCGAATGGTGTTGCCAACAATTTCACCGCCGCTCTGGCGGCTGTCAACAGCGTTGGACGGAACAACAGCAATGCTGGCCAGgccggcagcagcaactctaATACCTCAACAAGTGCCACACCAGCGCGTCGCGGCGGCGGTCGACGTCCCAACAAGGCGGCAAACATGTCAcccgaggaggaggagaagcgTCGCATTCGCCGCGAGCGCAACAAATTGGCGGCAGCGCGTTGCCGCAAGCGACGCGTCGATCAGACCAACGAACTGTCCGAGGAGGTCGAGGCGCTGCAGAAGAAGGGCGAAACGTTGAAGAAGGAGATCGAGAAATTGAATGCGACCAAAAATCAACTGGAATACGTGATCCATTCACACCGTCCCACATGCCAGAAGGTGCGCGATGATCTGCTCAGCGTGGCCACCTGCAATGGTTTGATTGCGCCCACTGCCAGCCTGCTCAGCGCTGGCGccggcggcagctgcagcggcagcagtctgcacaacaacagcaacagcaatgacagcagcagcggcaccATCACCGGCTTCGATGCCACGCTCAATTCCACCGGGCGCAGCAATTCGCCGCTCGATCTCAAGCCGGTGCTAACCAACGAACAGTTGCTGCAGCACATCAAACACGAACCCCAAGACGGTGCGCTCGAGTCGGGCTCCTCACTGGACCAAGACGGTCCGACGCCGGCCAAACGCTTTGCGCTGCCCAACATTGCCACGCTGAACGCCTCGCTGACCACGCCCACGGGACCGGCGGGCGGTTCGCTGAACACACCGATGGGCGCTGCGCCTCCGGGCAGTTTTAGCGCCTTCGCTGGCAACATTTGCAACATGAGCAGCCCCACGCTGAATGCCCTCAACAAGCTGCCCAAGGCACGGCCCAACACCCTGAATGTCCAGCGGCCATTTGGCGCCCACATGGCgcaggcggcggcggcggcgctCGGCGATGGCAAGGCGCCCATGCAGATCCAGGGTGTGCCCATCCAGACGCCGTCGACGGGCACCTTCAATTTCGATTCGCTGATGGATGGCGGCACCGGACTGACGCCGGTGTCGGGACCTTTGGTGCCCACCTGCTCGTCGCAGAACAAGCATCCGCTGGAGTTGCCAACGCCCACGAGTGAGCCGTCCAAGCTGGTCAGTTTATAA
- the LOC117575756 gene encoding transcription factor kayak isoform X5 has translation MTLDNYNIFGDEYPLFNMPLSPLPKVLVSFDGMQSVPTLTTPTLTPTTLRTIEETIFELTSEPQNVPFQAGFKPPPLTTPVNSSSGGSNTGTPTSSVSIGTLANVINANPIVSQQQQQQFDMSMNCGSMPGSDSEDSNGSWNDGQLNDDQSTTDTSSAATDSTSYQNGGMLGNNSNGVANNFTAALAAVNSVGRNNSNAGQAGSSNSNTSTSATPARRGGGRRPNKAANMSPEEEEKRRIRRERNKLAAARCRKRRVDQTNELSEEVEALQKKGETLKKEIEKLNATKNQLEYVIHSHRPTCQKVRDDLLSVATCNGLIAPTASLLSAGAGGSCSGSSLHNNSNSNDSSSGTITGFDATLNSTGRSNSPLDLKPVLTNEQLLQHIKHEPQDGALESGSSLDQDGPTPAKRFALPNIATLNASLTTPTGPAGGSLNTPMGAAPPGSFSAFAGNICNMSSPTLNALNKLPKARPNTLNVQRPFGAHMAQAAAAALGDGKAPMQIQGVPIQTPSTGTFNFDSLMDGGTGLTPVSGPLVPTCSSQNKHPLELPTPTSEPSKLVSL, from the exons CTCGTTTCATTTGACGGCATGCAGAGTGTGCCGACGCTGACAACGCCAACGCTGACGCCAACCACGCTGCGGACCATTGAGGAGACCATCTTCGAGCTGACATCGGAGCCACAGAATGTGCCCTTCCAGGCCGGCTTCAAGCCACCGCCACTGACAACGCccgtcaacagcagcagcggtggcagcaacacaGGCACGCCCACATCTTCGGTGTCGATCGGCACATTGGCCAATGTGATCAATGCGAATCCGATTgtcagccagcagcagcagcagcaattcgaCATGAGCATGAATTGCGGCAGCATGCCAGGTTCAGATTCAGAGGACTCGAATGGCTCCTGGAACGATGGCCAGCTGAACGATGACCAAAGCACAACAGATACTT CAAGTGCTGCCACAGACAGCACCTCGTATCAGAATGGTGGCATGTTGGGCAACAACTCGAATGGTGTTGCCAACAATTTCACCGCCGCTCTGGCGGCTGTCAACAGCGTTGGACGGAACAACAGCAATGCTGGCCAGgccggcagcagcaactctaATACCTCAACAAGTGCCACACCAGCGCGTCGCGGCGGCGGTCGACGTCCCAACAAGGCGGCAAACATGTCAcccgaggaggaggagaagcgTCGCATTCGCCGCGAGCGCAACAAATTGGCGGCAGCGCGTTGCCGCAAGCGACGCGTCGATCAGACCAACGAACTGTCCGAGGAGGTCGAGGCGCTGCAGAAGAAGGGCGAAACGTTGAAGAAGGAGATCGAGAAATTGAATGCGACCAAAAATCAACTGGAATACGTGATCCATTCACACCGTCCCACATGCCAGAAGGTGCGCGATGATCTGCTCAGCGTGGCCACCTGCAATGGTTTGATTGCGCCCACTGCCAGCCTGCTCAGCGCTGGCGccggcggcagctgcagcggcagcagtctgcacaacaacagcaacagcaatgacagcagcagcggcaccATCACCGGCTTCGATGCCACGCTCAATTCCACCGGGCGCAGCAATTCGCCGCTCGATCTCAAGCCGGTGCTAACCAACGAACAGTTGCTGCAGCACATCAAACACGAACCCCAAGACGGTGCGCTCGAGTCGGGCTCCTCACTGGACCAAGACGGTCCGACGCCGGCCAAACGCTTTGCGCTGCCCAACATTGCCACGCTGAACGCCTCGCTGACCACGCCCACGGGACCGGCGGGCGGTTCGCTGAACACACCGATGGGCGCTGCGCCTCCGGGCAGTTTTAGCGCCTTCGCTGGCAACATTTGCAACATGAGCAGCCCCACGCTGAATGCCCTCAACAAGCTGCCCAAGGCACGGCCCAACACCCTGAATGTCCAGCGGCCATTTGGCGCCCACATGGCgcaggcggcggcggcggcgctCGGCGATGGCAAGGCGCCCATGCAGATCCAGGGTGTGCCCATCCAGACGCCGTCGACGGGCACCTTCAATTTCGATTCGCTGATGGATGGCGGCACCGGACTGACGCCGGTGTCGGGACCTTTGGTGCCCACCTGCTCGTCGCAGAACAAGCATCCGCTGGAGTTGCCAACGCCCACGAGTGAGCCGTCCAAGCTGGTCAGTTTATAA
- the LOC117575024 gene encoding ATPase H(+)-transporting accessory protein 2 encodes MLQNFVVFSLFIAAIHAAGEFTVLNSPKSISFKGNDPLNSHYVGDVLFAAMGNAVVGDSDWSGLTINDPFNLAKGVIAVHVEGLSHVTSAGNVKSYELVGSNTGNSLNALAAELEAANEPVCDINFGQYDEGVQSFKACFGSSDAPAAKPTKNLNPALHNADKQFLQEIGYINAASENLAEMLKPSNVLIIRLSVDGIAKAHGEKSVAVDEANKLLSAAIGRLLAAAQKSSDSVLFVQSTDKDAAVSRSKRDTIQSDNSNPFNLAVYYNQDYPVIFNIILWFMVIFGLSLLAICYAIAAMDPGRDSIIYRMTSTRMKKDN; translated from the exons atgttgcaaaactTTGTGGTTTTCTCGCTGTTTATTGCAGCAA TTCATGCCGCAGGCGAGTTCACTGTGCTGAACAGCCCCAAGTCGATCAGCTTCAAGGGCAACGATCCACTGAACAGTCATTATGTCGGTGATGTGTTGTTCGCTGCCATGGGCAATGCCGTCGTTGGCGACTCGGACTGGAGCGGTCTTACTATCAACGATCCCTTCAACTTGGCTAAGGGCGTGATTGCCGTGCATGTTGAGGGTCTCAGCCATGTCACCTCGGCTGGCAATGTGAAGTCCTATGAGTTGGTTGGTTCCAACACTGGCAATTCCCTCAATGCCTTGGCTGCTGAGCTGGAGGCTGCCAACGAGCCTGTGTGCGACATCAATTTCGGACAGTACGACGAGGGT GTCCAATCATTCAAGGCCTGCTTTGGTTCTTCCGATGCCCCAGCTGCCAAGCCCACCAAGAACCTGAATCCCGCTCTGCACAATGCCGACAAGCAGTTCCTGCAGGAGATTGGCTACATTAACGCTGCCTCCGAGAACTTGGCCGAGATGCTCAAGCCCTCAAACGTGCTGATCATTCGTCTGTCTGTCGATGGCATTGCCAAGGCTCATGGCGAGAAATCTGTTGCTGTGGATGAGGCCAACAAACTGCTGTCCGCTGCTATTGGTCGCCTGTTGGCTGCCGCACAAAAATCCAGCGATTCGGTGCTCTTCGTTCAATCCACAGACAAGGATGCTGCCGTCTCGCGTTCTAAGCGTGACACCATTCAGTCCGATAATTCGAATCCCTTCAATTTGGCTGTCTACTATAACCAAGATTATCCCGTCATCTTCAACATCATTCTGTGGTTCATGGTTATCTTTGGCCTGTCCCTGTTGGCCATCTGCTATGCCATTGCTGCCATGGATCCCGGCAGAGATTCCATCATCTACCGTATGACTTCCACAAGAATGAAGAAGGACAACTAA
- the LOC117575256 gene encoding uncharacterized protein LOC117575256, which yields MFWSLEQVEGMLGVLKTSTDKTVIYKCLVKLRTDLVKDKDGIVLFRTAGGVPVMVRLISKLNEKIMEVVLSILGNCCTDEQSCIEAVEYKVILPLLTILKTIPNPLIQCRACRMLGNLAKSKKASQCLNVHYSAIAPAICHIIESTSAVQTRIMAFRVCRFLLVSSQFYKHFLASNGFLQLMRIFMAVMKNNEAPKEPTQDIEVSALIGLKRNQHREKYFEEVARNLEGVRSDIFDYQMLKNSTRNNEYIMPKENEAVELASEILKCLLLLSTQQIGVRAWETLSRNSSFASIVYFVKEDNEQRATALKILSNFCKDPCAFYMLSTADAIVAACELLMAVNMSKPLSESECRHCVNIISTLSADACSRSKIRRCGALRKLVAMIRESHSQSERSSLFHILNNFQYDNISMELLLYEGLVPMLVRELNDYLTSDEDHHRRRREERMQGGKKRKLTDPTTPETLSKFSKTQDTLNSDFESPSSSPRSYRTTSPCSSRSMSPVCSNLIANDDDENYSPACSDDDDDDDDIKTTTTNNDTRESRIATNRAQPANVMDILKLIDEGSETIDDTLSDKEDLEELSSDVPPKLAQLRNQSGDTIDIIENLIYRITLMINKRPELGKPETLDTLIRAINIFGANNNFANALTNILLESQFFAQIIKHGVVHQLYQLTKVEEMRKDGFAFLETLTNVGESNYGKEELVRLLRSEADLNAQQRAAISVAYIIKSHRLLYQFLYDGNALTLLFDMLLRKKSDNLYADEAADAVTAMSRFTLGITLPEFDVEEDNSTTICSNQLKASTTPLHDNCDMRFLVHSDVAAVGEADEALLSIGFNKQLLCDTSEVFNKMLNSDFREGHKGEIQLCDYTANGLRYFLHLISCHARHLSMPDYAALLQAFEMSRVYIIPELEKLLYERLIEFLDSHNCLRLLEWALKNYHAELTETAISYYLCATLSSSDKLLLFRAAEDSTYATEWFQLLNDAVYERCRSTGY from the exons ATGTTTTGGTCGCTAGAGCAGGTTGAGGGCATGTTAGGTGTCCTCAAAACATCCACAGACAAAACTGTAATATACAAATGCCTAGTGAAGCTGCGCACCGATTTGGTAAAAGACAAAGATGGTATTGTGTTGTTTCGTACTGCTGGGGGTGTTCCGGTAATGGTTCGCCTGATTAGTAAACTCAACGAAAAGATAATGGAAGTAGTGCTCAGCATATTGGGCAACTGCTGCACAGACGAGCAGTCTTGTATAGAG GCTGTTGAGTACAAAGTGATTTTGCCATTGTTGACCATCTTGAAGACTATACCCAATCCTTTGATCCAATGTCGCGCCTGTCGCATGCTCGGCAATCTGGCCAAGAGCAAAAAGGCCTCTCAGTGCTTAAATGTTCATTATAGCGCAATAGCACCAGCTATCTGTCACATTATCGAATCGACGAGTGCGGTGCAAACAAGGATAATGGCATTTCGGGTGTGTCGCTTTCTGCTGGTCAGCAGTCAGTTCTACAAGCATTTCCTTGCCTCCAATGGATTTCTCCAGCTCATGCGCATTTTCATGGCGGTCATGAAGAATAACGAGGCGCCCAAGGAGCCCACGCAGGACATCGAAGTGTCCGCTCTGATTGGACTCAAACGCAATCAGCATCGGGAGAAGTATTTCGAGGAAGTGGCACGCAATTTGGAAGGCGTGCGAAGCGACATTTTCGATTATCAGATGCTAAAGAACTCGACCCGCAACAATGAGTATATCATGCCTAAGGAGAACGAGGCTGTGGAACTGGCATCGGAGATTCTGAAGTGTCTGCTCCTATTATCCACTCAGCAAATTGGGGTGCGTGCGTGGGAGACGCTTTCCCGCAACAGTTCCTTTGCCTCCATCGTGTACTTTGTGAAAGAGGACAACGAGCAACGCGCTACTGCGCTCAAGATACTTTCCAATTTCTGCAAGGATCCCTGCGCCTTCTATATGTTGAGCACAGCGGATGCCATTGTGGCTGCTTGTGAGCTACTCATGGCTGTCAACATGTCCAAGCCGCTGTCAGAGAGCGAGTGCCGGCATTGCGTCAACATTATATCCACGCTTTCGGCGGATGCCTGCAGTCGCTCCAAGATTCGACGATGCGGCGCCTTGCGCAAACTTGTGGCCATGATTCGGGAGTCACATTCGCAAAGCGAACGCTCTTCA CTGTTTCACATCTTGAATAACTTTCAATATGATAACATTAGCATGGAATTGCTGCTCTATGAGGGCTTGGTGCCCATGCTGGTGCGTGAGCTGAATGACTATTTGACCAGCGATGAGGATCATCATAGGCGACGGCGCGAGGAGCGTATGCAGGGCGGAAAGAAACGCAAATTGACGGATCCCACAACGCCCGAGACGCTGAGCAAg TTTTCTAAGACGCAGGACACGCTTAACTCGGACTTTGAATCGCCTAGCAGTTCACCGCGTTCCTATCGCACCACCAGTCCTTGCAGCTCACGCAGCATGTCGCCCGTTTGCTCGAATCTCATTGCcaatgacgatgatgaaaaCTATTCACCTGCCTGCagtgatgatgacgacgatgacgatgatatCAAGACGACGACAACCAATAATGATACACGTGAATCGCGCATAGCTACAAATCGGGCACAGCCCGCCAATGTCATGGACATATTGAAGCTAATTGATGAGGGCAGCGAAACTATTGACGATACCTTGTCCGACAAGGAGGATCTTGAAGAGCTGAGCTCTGATGTGCCGCCCAAGCTGGCGCAGTTGCGCAATCAGTCCGGAGACACTATTGACATAATTGAGAATCTGATTTATCGAATTACGCTAATGATTAACAAGCGGCCGGAGTTGGGCAAACCGGAAACATTGGACACGCTCATCAGAGCTATCAATATATTTGGTGCGAATAATAATTTTGCCAATGCGCTGACCAACATATTGCT TGAAAGCCAGTTCTTTGCCCAGATTATCAAGCATGGCGTTGTCCATCAGCTCTATCAACTCACCAAGGTGGAGGAG ATGCGCAAAGATGGCTTTGCTTTTCTAGAAACGCTGACGAATGTCGGCGAATCCAATTACGGCAAGGAGGAGCTAGTGCGTCTGCTACGCTCCGAGGCCGATCTGAATGCCCAGCAGCGGGCGGCTATTTCGGTGGCCTACATCATCAAGAGCCATCGGCTGCTATATCAGTTCCTCTATGATGGAAATGCGCTGACGCTGCTCTTCGACATGTTGCTGCGTAAGAAGAGCGACAACCTGTATGCGGATGaggctgctgatgctgtcaCTGCCATGTCACGCTTTACGTTGGGCATCACACTACCCGAGTTCGATGTGGAGGAGGATAACAGCACCACCATCTGTTCCAATCAGCTGAAAGCCTCGACTACGCCGCTGCATGACAATTGTGACATGCGTTTTCTGGTCCACAGTGATGTGGCAGCTGTCGGAGAAGCAGACGAAGCGCTGCTCAGTATTGGCTTTAACAAGCAGTTGCTCTGTGATACCAGCGAGGTCTTCAACAAGATGCTTAACAGCGACTTTCGTGAGGGCCACAAGGGAGAGATACAGCTGTGTGATTATACGGCCAACGGTTTGCGCTACTTTCTGCATTTGATTAGCTGCCATGCACGGCATTTGAGTATGCCTGATTATGCGGCCTTGTTGCAGGCCTTTGAGATGTCGCGTGTCTACATAATTCCTGAACTGGAGAAGTTGCTGTACGAACGTCTCATCGAATTCCTTGACTCACACAACTGCCTGCGTCTGCTGGAATGGGCGTTAAAGAACTATCATGCCGAGCTCACAGAGACGGCCATCAGTTACTATTTGTGCGCCACATTATCGTCGTCAGataagttgctgctgtttcgcGCTGCCGAAGATTCTACCTATGCCACCGAATGGTTCCAACTGCTCAACGATGCGGTCTACGAACGTTGTCGCAGCACTGGCTATTAA